The Polyangium mundeleinium genome contains the following window.
CATCAACGGTGACTCGTTCACCGTCGAAATGGACTACGATTCGTTCGGACGCCCCCTGAACGTGCGTTATCCGGACCCCTTTGCCGGCACGTCGTTCGCGGTCCAGCGGACCTACGATGCCTATGGGCACCTGCTGGAGGTCACCGGCAACGAAGGGTCCACGTTCTGGGAGCAGCTCGCGGCGGATCCCTTCGGCGGAACGCACGAGGAGCGGCTCGGCAACGGCACCCTGACGACGCGTCAATTCGATGCTTCGACCGGCAGGCTCGAGACGATCCGCTCGGTGGTCGAGCAGCAAAATACGTCCGTCACGGTGCAAGATCTCGAGGTGCAATGGACGAAGGGCATGGACCTGCACAAGCGCATCGACCACGTGCGCGAGCAGAGCGAGACGTTCAGCTACGATCCGAAGCATCAGCTCGTCGGCGCCTTGGCCGAGAAGGGCGCGGACACCAGGACCGAGAGTTACGCGTACGACCCGTTCGGCAATCTGCTGGATCGCACGGGGGTCGGCACGTACACCTACCAGAACGAGAGGCTCGCGAGCGCCGGTGACGAGCAGTTCTGGTACAACCAGAATGGCGCGCTGATCGCCCGCTCGGTGAACAGCGTGAACACCGCGCTGACCTGGGATCCGTTCGGCCGTGTGAAGTCGATCATGAGCCTGCCGGACTACGAGCTGGAGCTCGATTATGATGCCGACGGCAATCGGGTGCGGCGCTTCGACGACCAGAGCCAGACGGAGACGGTGCTGGTCGGCGAGCTCTACCGGCGCGAGCGCAAGCTCAACGAGCCGTTCGCGATGGCCAAGCATACCTACGTGGTGAAGGTAGGAGGCCGCACGGTGGCCGAGTTGACGCGGCTCTACGGCACGACGGGCAACGTGACGCAGGCCGATGTCCACTATGTGCTGGCCGATGCGCTGGGATCGACCGACCTGGTCATGGCGGCCAATGGGAACGTCGTGGAGGAGCGCAGCTACAGCCCCTGGGGCGAGGCGCGTGATCCGGACGATTGGACCGATTCGACGTTGTTCAGCACCGACTCGCTGGTGAAGCCCGGCTTCACCGGTCACGAGGGCCGGCTCGACGGAGGATTCACGTTCATGCGCGGGCGGATGTATGCACCTTCGGTGGGACGCTTCATCAGCCCGGATCCGATCGTGCAGGCGCCGTTCATGCTCGCGGACCTGAACCGCTATAGTTATGCGTGGAATCGTCCGCTTTCCGTCGTAGATCCATCGGGGCTGGACGAGGAGGGCAAGAAGGACGAGGATTGCATTCCCGTCAAGGGCGGTAAAGTCGACGTCGAGGTGAAGACCGAGGAGTTCGGGACCACGTTCCCTGGTGGTAGTGGTGGCGATGGCGGAGGGAGCGGTTCTTACTACTTCGGCAATAGCCCCCCCAGCACAGTGTATCGAAGCAAGGGCGAGAACTGGGACACGCCGCCCCAGGTCGACCCGGTGCCGGTGTCCTCGGCCGAGGCCGCAACCCTCCCCGTCTCCTACGATGGGCTCAGGAACGATATCTCGTCGGCCTTGGGCTATACTGCCATGGGTTACACTGTCCTGTCCGAATCAGCCGCTTACGTAGGCTACTTGATCACAAGCAAGGCCCAGCTCGCTCCAGAAGAGTTTCTCCCCACACTATTCGGCAAGGGCTTCGGGCTCTTCGGAGATATGCTCACGCTCGCTTCCATCGTCGCCAAGCCGAGTCAGGATCGAACCTCCCTGGATTTGGCGATAGGTACGGCAGCCGTGGCCGATCTGGACGCCATGGGGTTCGGATTGATTGCGTACGTCGTCGAAAGTAAGTCGCTTGCGCTCGGGGCTACTGTCGCCGGATACGCTGCGACCTACGCGGGATTCCTTATGACCTGGTTCCAGATAGGCGCGGGGTCCCGTCCGGACCTCACGGAGAAAGAGATCGGGATGTGCATTCCAGTAGGCGGAAATGTCTACAATGTCGTCACGGCAAATCCGGAGAGATTCAATCCCTCGTCGGACCCCTATGAACGGGCGTGGAATGAATTTAGCGAGAATCTGTTCGACTTCGCGTACCCGCAGCCCCTGACCCGGATCGAACACGACCCAGCAGAGTAGCTTCAGACACCCGCCACACGTACGGCGACGGCGCGCCCGTCGCCGTACCCCCTCCCTCCGCGCATGTTCCCGTGCGACCAGGTAAAGCTGGTTGTGCCGTACCTCCACCGCGCGGACGTCCCGTCCTCAGGGAAACCAGGACATCAGGCGTTCGACGTGGTGCCGTCGGCCCCAGGGGACGGTGTCGAGTCCCCGAAGACACGAGGTCGCTGGAGTTCGACGCGGGCTCGTCCCTTTCGAGGGACGGTGCCGAGTCTCCGGAGATACGAGGTCGCTGGATTCCGACGCGCGGCCGTGGGGCCGAGGGACGATGTCGAGCCTCCGGAGCTACGAAGCCGCGGGATCGGGAGACGATGTCGTGTCTCGGAGACACGACGTCGTCGAGGGGCGGGAGGCGGTGTCGAGCCTCGGGAGACACGAGGTCGTAGGGATCCGCGGTGGGGTCGTCGGTCCCGAGAGACGGCGTCGAGCCTCGGGAGACACGAGGTCGATGGATTTCGACGTGGCGTCGTGGCTCCCAGGGGACGAAGCCGAAGCGCGTCGAGGCGGGCTCGTCGGTCGGGGGGGATGAGGTCGCGGCGTGGAGAGTCTTCCCCCTGTCTTTCGTCCGCATGCTCGGCTTCCGCTCGCCCATCTCCAGCCCGGTGCAAGTCGCGGCAAAGAGGTCGCTCCCGGCTTCGGAGCGCGTGCTCCCTCGATGCCTCCACCCCCGCCCGCCTGCTCCCGTGACGCCCGCGCCCGTCCGCACTAGATCGCTCCCCCACATGCCCCCCTGGTCCCGCCCCGAGCCCTTCGGCGCGTGGGTTCGTTTTGATGATCGAACCCTCGTCGCCGTCGATCACGCGCTCGCCAAGCGGCTCGGGGTTCCCTCGGGGCAACCCATCGACCCCTCCGCGCCGCCACGCCCGCTCGAAGTCCACCTCGCGGTGAACGCGCGTTGCCACGCGCCGTGCGAAGGCTGTTACCTCGACGCGCGTTCCGATGGCGCGGAGCCTTCCCTCGACGAGCTTCGCGCGAGGCTCGTCGCCGTGCGCGAGCGCGGCGCTTCGACCGTCGCGTTCGGCGGCGGGGAGCCGCTGCTTCGTGAGGACCTCGGCGAGCTCGCGGCCTTCGCGCGTTCGCTCGGGCTCGTGCCCGTGATGACGACGAGCGGGTTCGGGTTGCGGGAGGAGCGCGCGAAGGAGCTCGGAGCGTTCGCGCAAATCAACGTGAGCCACGACGGCGTGGGCGGCGCGTACGCGGCGGTGCGCGGGTTCGACGGCGCGCGGGGCGCCGAGCGGGCGATCGAGATGCTCGCGCGTGCAGGGATCCCCGTCGGCGTGAACGTCGTGCTCACGCGGCGATCGTTCGCGCAGCTCGAAGCCACGGCCGAGCGTGTCGCCGATCTCGGCGCCGGGGAGCTTCAGCTCTTGCGGTACAAGCCGCAGGGGCGCGCAGCAGGGATCGGCTACTTCGAGGCGCGGCTCGGGGAGGCGCAACGCGAGGCGCTCTGGCCCACGATCACGGCGATCGTGCACCGGCGGCGTCTCTCGGTCCGGATCGATTGTGCGCTCGTGCCGCTCCTGTCGGAGGCGCTCGCGGCCGAGCCGCACGCCGCCGCGATGCTCGCTTCTCTCGGCGTCTTCGGGTGCGAGGCCGGCAGGCACCTCGGCGGGCTCGACGTCTCCGGGCGCGACGCGCCGTGCAGCTTCTCGCCTTCGTCGCGCGAAGAGATCGATCGCTTCCGCGCGTACCACGCGAATCCGCCGGAGCCCTGCGCCTCCTGCACGTTGTTCTCCGTCTGTCGCGGCGGCTGCCAGGTCGTCTCGCGGCACGCCACGAACGACTTCCGCCCCGATCCCGAGTGCCCCCGCGTGCGACGAACCGAGGCTTCGTCATGATCGACCCTTGCGCGCCGCCCGAAGCCGAGGCCGTGTTCCTCTACGGCGCGCGGCGCCTCCTGATGGTGCTGCACGCCGCCGGCAGCATCGTCCTCGTCGGCGCCGCGACCCACCACGCCCTCACGATGCGCCACTACCTGCGCGATCGGTTCATCCGCGTCTCGACCGAGAAGACGTGGGCGAAGGTCGTCGCCGTCGCGTACGTCTTCACCTTCGCCGTGGGCGCGATGCTCTACCCGACGTACCGCTACCACGTGCGGGGCATCTACCTCGATCGGTACGCGCCGCTCTACGCCGGGCTGTTCGATGTCAAAGAGGTGTACGCGTCGCTCACGCTCGTCGTGGCGCTCGGGCTCGGCGCGCTCGCGTTCACGTTGCGGCCGTCGGAGGAGCGCTGGCTCGTGCGTATCTACGCGGTGATGAGCTTTCTCGTGTGTGGCGTGGTGTGGCTGAACGTGACGCTCGGCATCCTCGTGACGTCGGTGCGGGGGCTCGGATGAGCGAGACGAAACCACCTTCGCCCTCGGCGCGGCTCTTCCTCGCGTTCCTCGCGGCACGGCTCGCGTACGGGCTCGCGTTCCTCGTGAGCGCAGCGCGCAAGTCGCCCGTGCCCTGGTACCTGCCGCTCGAACGAAGGTTCGTCTTCGCGTCGCGGCCCGCAGGGCTCGGGATGGACTGGTACGGGCGAACGGCGCTCGGGCTCGTGCTCGCGATCGCCGCAGGGTTGCTCGTGTACGTGATCGCCGCGCGGGCGCGCTGGCTGTCGCGGCCGAGCGCAGTGACGGCAGTGGCGCGCGCGGGTGGGCTCGTGCTGCTCGTGGACTTCGTCTACTTCGGCTGGGCGCTCATGACGCAGACGCCGAACCCATGGCCGCTGCCGTCGTGGTACTGCCCGCGGTAAAGCAGATCAGGGCTCGGCAGAAGCCTGCTGCTGGACCTTGCGCTCTTCGAGCTTGACGTCGAACTTGCACGGCTGCCTCAGGTACACGCGGTGCGTGAGCTGGTTCGAGAGCACGCACGTGGGCACGACGCCGTCCGCCGGATTGCCGGAAGGGGACGCGAGCATGATCCGACCGCCCGGCATGAGCGTGGTCGAGAAGTGCGCGGTGCCGTTCGGGACCGTGCTGCACTTCTCGACGAGCTTCTGAATCGCAGCGTGCGCAGCCTTCGCGTTCATGGTCTTCGAATCCGGACACGTCTCGACCACGACGGTCGCATCGACGACGCCGATGTCGGGGCCTTGCGGCTCCGGAGGCTGTGAGCCGCCACAGCCGAGCGGCAGGAACGCGTAAACAGCAAGGAGGGCGATACCGAGCGGGAGGGCAGCGCGCTTCATGGTTTCTCTGTTTACCACGACGGACGTACGGGTGGTTCGTGGTATGGCGGAATCTTCCGCGCGGAAGCGATGCACCCCCTCGCCTGGCTCCTCAGCGTCCTCTGGCTCCTCGCCGCGGTCGTCGTCGCCGTGGTCCGAGGCGTCCTTGGCGCCCGCCAGGGCCGCGCGCACCTCGCGGCGCAGCGCATCAAGAGTCCGACGATTTACCTGTTTTCAGCGTACTTGCTCGTCGCCGCGCTCGTCACGCCGAAGTCCCCAGGCGAGAGTACGTCGCCGCTCCTCTGGCTCGCGTTCGCGATTCCCCTCGCCAACGCATTGGCGGCCGCGAGCTCCGTCGGACAAACGCAGCCAAAGGGCCTGACGCGGGCAGGCCTCGCGCTCCTCCACGGCGGCGCCGTGCTCGCAGCCGCCGCGTGCATCCTTTCGCTCGTCTCGCCGCGGTTCGTCCCGGTTTGGCTGGGTGGACCGGGCGCTCCCTGAGCTAGTACCCCTTGCGCGCCGTCACGAACGCGCCGCGCTCGATCTCGTGGGACGACGCCGTCACGAGCGCGGTTGCCGTGTGCTCGCGGACCTTGACCACGCGCAGCTCGGCGTAGGTCTCGTCCGGGAAGAGGCTTTCGTCGCCGGGGGGCGCGAAGTTCTCGGTTTGCGCGGCGCGATCGTCCTCGATCACGGGGCGCACGGTCGCGAACTTGCCTGCGCCGCGCAGCGTGTGGCGCCAGCGATCGCCGCGCCGGAGCGCGAAGAAGCGCATGCCTTGCTTGACGCCCTCCTTCTCGCCTTTGTCGAGGAAGACCACCTGGTTCTGCCCGTAAAACGCGTGCGGGTAGAGCGCTGCCACGATTCGCGCCTCGATGTCGTCGGCGCTCGCCACCGGCGGCACGACGACGAAGCTTCGATCGATGGGGCCGATCTTTGCGCCTCGCTCCACCGTGTCGAGCGACTCGACGATGCGGCCGCGGACCATGCGCGTCTGCGTGTTGATCCGGTCGACGCGCAGTGTGCCGCGGATCGAGACGAGCTGGCCCTTTTGCGCGGCGTCGCCGCTCGTCACGAGCGGGCGGAAGATCGTGAGGAGCTGGCCGACGGCGACCTCGTGGCCCTCGTCGAGCTTCACGTACACGTCGTCGCCCGCGCTGAGCAGCATCTTGTCCGCGGGGCTTCCGTCGATCTCGCCCCACACGTCGTCCTTCTTGTTGTCGAGCCAGCCGGTGTCGCGCAGGAAGATCGTCTGCGGCGCGACTTTGCGCGTGCCCGAGAGGAGACGGCGCATGCCGGGCAGATCGCGGTCGCCGGCGTCGCGCAGGCGCACCTGATCGCCGGGGTAGATCCAGTGCGGGTTCTGGATCTGCGGGTTCTGCGCCCAGAGGCGCGGCCAGCCGTAGGGGTTTTTGTAGTAGCGGGTCGAGATGTCCCAGAGCGTGTCGCCCGTGCGTACGCTGTGGAGCTCCGGCACGTGTTGCCCTTCGAGCACGAAGCCGCCGTTCGCCGTGCCTCGGACGGTCTCGCTCGCCGACGCGTCGGGGACGAGGTCGAAGCCGTCGGACGCGCGCGAGGTGTCGAGCGTGGAGCGCGAGCTCGAAGGCAAATGCGCGTCGGGGTTGTAGCCCGGTTGCGGGTAGCCCGGGACGACGACCTGCGTTTGCGGCGCCTGGGGCGCCTGCACGATCGTGACCTGCGCGCCGCCTGGCGCGGGGGCGGCATCGGAACCGTCCTGCGCGCCCGCGTGGCCCGCGGCCGCGAGGGAGAGGAGGACGATGGCGGGGGCAGCGAGGGCGCGTGTGTCCTTCATGGTGCCGTTCTCGGGGTGCTCGGGAGGGGGCGCTTGGCCTTCGCGAGGCTCGCAGGCGCGGGAGCCGCAGGTTGGGTGATCACCTCGCCCCGGGCCGTGGAGCGGAGGACCGGGCGAGGCGTGTCGTCGGGCTCGTTCGCGCCGCCCGGGTCGTCATCGGTTGGAGCGGAAGCGATCGGCGCGAGCGACGCCGCCGTCCCGCCTTCTGCGGTCGGCGCGAGGTGCACGACGTCGAGCGAGGGGCGATCGTCCTCGGCGCTCTTCGGGGCGCTCACGGCCGCCGCCGGCGGACGCGCAGCGCGCTTCGCGTTCGTCAGCTCGAGCGTCTCGACGCGGGCCGCGAGGATGTTGTTGTTTGCACGGACGCGGCCCACCTCCTGGCGCAGCACCTCGATCTCCTTGCGGAGCGCGTCTTGCCCCCCGCCGGCGCAGCCGGATGCGAGGAGGACGAAGGCGAGGGCGCAGAGGGACCGCATGCCGCCCCGATGGTAGTGCCCGAGGTGGGCGTGGGCCAAGCGAGCAGCGGCCTATCCCCTGCTGTCACGTGCTGTCATGGCCCGGAATTCTGGTAGGGTCGGGGCCATGTCGAAGCGCTCGAACAAATTCATATCCTTGACGATGGTTGGTCTTGCTTCCCTCGCCGCGCTCGCGTTCGGCGTGGCGGGTTGTTCCGACGAGGGAACCAATGGGGACTCCTCTTGTTACGACTACGGGTCGTTCGACAAGGCGGCCCCCGCGGTCGCGTTCACCAAGGACGTGCTCCCGATCTTCCGCAACTCCTGCGGTCTCGGCGGCGCGGCGTGCCATGGCGCCGTCTCCGGTCAGCCCGGCCAACCCTACCTCGGCCCGGCGAACGGCCCGACGGACCCGACCCCGGCGGAGATCGACGCGATCTTCGCGCAGAACGTCGGCGTCGCCGCCACGAAGGCGACGGGGATGAAGATCGTCGAGCCGAACAGCCCCGAGACGAGCTTCCTCATGCACAAGATGGACGGGACGCTCACGTGCGCCGCCGTCGTCTGCGATGCGGCGTGCGGCGGCTCGATGCCGCTCACGGGCGACCTCCTCCCGCAGGCGTCGCGTGACACGGTTCGTCGCTGGATCGCGCAGGGAGCGAAGAAGGATTGATCGGCAGGCTCACGGGCCGCATCGTCGAGGACTCGGCCGAAGGCGTCGTGGTCATCGACGTCGGGGGGGTCGGCTACGAGGTCACGGTGCCGCTCGGCGCGCTCGGTCGTGCGTCGCGGGAGGGTGACGACGTGGTCACCCTCTATGTGCACACGCACGTCCGGGAAGACACCTTCGCGCTCTACGGCTTCCCAACGCGGGACGATCGCGCGGCGTTCCGCTCGCTGATCGGCGTCTCCAGCATCGGGCCGAAGATCGCGATGTCGATCCTCGGCGCGCTCCCGGCGGGCGAGCTTTCGGCGGCCATCGCGCGTGGCGAGGCGTCGCGGCTCGTGGCCGTGCCCGGGGTCGGCAAGAAGACCGCGGAGCGGCTCATCCTGGAGCTCAAGGGCAAGCTCGCGGCGGCGCCCGTCGTCGCGAAGGGCGCCGAGGCGCCGAAGCCCGTCGCGCCCGAGGGCAAAGCGGAGCTTTTGCACGGCGCGCTCACGCGGATGGGCTTCCGGCCCGCCGAGGCCGAGCGTGCGGTCACGGCGCTCGGAGCGCGCGTGCAGACCGAGCCGCTCGGGGACCTCGTGCGCGAGGCGCTCGCGCTCCTCTCCTCCAAGTAAATCGTTCTCAAGGACGAACGTGTTCGGCGCGTCGCGCGAGCGGCGCTTCGGGTGCGGCGTCAGAAGCCTCGACAAAAAAAATCGGCCCGAATATGCTCCGCGCGGACCGGGTGGGCTGGTGTCGGCAGTCCCCGAGGAGGCGGCGTGATTACCTGTCCCAAGTGCAACAAGGAGAACCAGGACCACTACAAGTTCTGCCTCGGCTGCGGCTCCGAGCTGCCGAGGGATGCGTCTCCGAAGAAGTTTGCGTCGGGTGGCACGCCGCCGCAGGGCATCCCCGCCGTTCGCCCGGGCGCCGTGACCGACGACATGGGGGCGAAGGGCGCCGTGGCGCAATTCCCGCCGGCGCCCGCGGCCGTGCATCCGCCGATCGCTGCGCAGGCCGGGCCGTCCACGGTGCCGGTGGTGTGCAAGGACTGCGGGCACACGAATGCGCAGGCGAACCGGTTCTGCGCGTCGTGCGGCGCGAAGCTGCCGAAGCCCGGCAGCGTGCCGGCGATGGCCTCGCCCGCGGCGCCGCCCGTGGCCTCGACGCCGAGCGCGATGACGGTCGTCTTGACGGCGCTCCGCGCGGACGGCTCGGAGGCGGGCTCGTACACGCTCCCGTCGGCGACGTTCACGATCGGCCGTGATGTCGGAGCGATCTTCGCGGGCGACAACTACCTCTCGCCGCGGCATGCGACGTTCACGTCGAAGAACGGCAAGCTCAGCGTGCGCGACGAGAGCTCGCTGAA
Protein-coding sequences here:
- a CDS encoding radical SAM protein; amino-acid sequence: MPPWSRPEPFGAWVRFDDRTLVAVDHALAKRLGVPSGQPIDPSAPPRPLEVHLAVNARCHAPCEGCYLDARSDGAEPSLDELRARLVAVRERGASTVAFGGGEPLLREDLGELAAFARSLGLVPVMTTSGFGLREERAKELGAFAQINVSHDGVGGAYAAVRGFDGARGAERAIEMLARAGIPVGVNVVLTRRSFAQLEATAERVADLGAGELQLLRYKPQGRAAGIGYFEARLGEAQREALWPTITAIVHRRRLSVRIDCALVPLLSEALAAEPHAAAMLASLGVFGCEAGRHLGGLDVSGRDAPCSFSPSSREEIDRFRAYHANPPEPCASCTLFSVCRGGCQVVSRHATNDFRPDPECPRVRRTEASS
- a CDS encoding LysM peptidoglycan-binding domain-containing protein — translated: MKDTRALAAPAIVLLSLAAAGHAGAQDGSDAAPAPGGAQVTIVQAPQAPQTQVVVPGYPQPGYNPDAHLPSSSRSTLDTSRASDGFDLVPDASASETVRGTANGGFVLEGQHVPELHSVRTGDTLWDISTRYYKNPYGWPRLWAQNPQIQNPHWIYPGDQVRLRDAGDRDLPGMRRLLSGTRKVAPQTIFLRDTGWLDNKKDDVWGEIDGSPADKMLLSAGDDVYVKLDEGHEVAVGQLLTIFRPLVTSGDAAQKGQLVSIRGTLRVDRINTQTRMVRGRIVESLDTVERGAKIGPIDRSFVVVPPVASADDIEARIVAALYPHAFYGQNQVVFLDKGEKEGVKQGMRFFALRRGDRWRHTLRGAGKFATVRPVIEDDRAAQTENFAPPGDESLFPDETYAELRVVKVREHTATALVTASSHEIERGAFVTARKGY
- the ruvA gene encoding Holliday junction branch migration protein RuvA yields the protein MIGRLTGRIVEDSAEGVVVIDVGGVGYEVTVPLGALGRASREGDDVVTLYVHTHVREDTFALYGFPTRDDRAAFRSLIGVSSIGPKIAMSILGALPAGELSAAIARGEASRLVAVPGVGKKTAERLILELKGKLAAAPVVAKGAEAPKPVAPEGKAELLHGALTRMGFRPAEAERAVTALGARVQTEPLGDLVREALALLSSK
- a CDS encoding FHA domain-containing protein — its product is MITCPKCNKENQDHYKFCLGCGSELPRDASPKKFASGGTPPQGIPAVRPGAVTDDMGAKGAVAQFPPAPAAVHPPIAAQAGPSTVPVVCKDCGHTNAQANRFCASCGAKLPKPGSVPAMASPAAPPVASTPSAMTVVLTALRADGSEAGSYTLPSATFTIGRDVGAIFAGDNYLSPRHATFTSKNGKLSVRDESSLNGVYRKLYRDEPIAVVIGDVFRIGQEIVRFEALSAMPATADGVERLGSPSKGYVGRIALIIGRDATGNSFPIPETGLHLGRERGDVLFPEDGYVSGLHCRISYERGQLFVTDLGSSNGTFSRISSEVDLVDGDVLLMGQQLFRINIQT